The segment CTCGGGCCGGAAGCCCTCCTCCAAGAGGGCCTCCCACCGGGCCCGCAAGCGCTCCAGGGTGCCCTTGGGCACCGGGAGGGTCCTCCGGGCGGAAGAGGTCTTGGGCTCGGTAAGGGTGCCCTTGCCCCCTAAGGCGGTCCAGGCCCGGCGGATGGTGAAGGTGCCCGCCTCAAGGTCAATGTCCCCCCACTTCAGGGCCAGGGCCTCCCCGGCCCGCAAACCCAGGGCCAGGCAAAGCCTGAGGGCAAGCCCCACCCCGGGGGTGGGCCAGGCGTCAAAGGCCCGGAGGAGGGCTTCCGCCTCCTCGGGCTCCAGGGCCCGGCCCGCCTTGGTGCGGGTGGGCGCTTCTATCCGGATGGCGGCGGTGGGGTCCCGGGCGATAACCTCATGGGCCAAAGCCTCTTTGAAGACGGCCCGCACCCGCTCCAGCACCTTCTTGAGCGTCCTGGGGGAAAGCCCCTTTTTCGCTAAGGCGTCCAGCATCCGGCGGATATCCAAAGGCTTGACCGCTTGCAGGCGGAGGGGGCCTATGTAGGGGAGGGCATAGGCAATCTCACGGCGGTAGGCCCTTAGGGTAGTGGCCCCCCTGGTCAAGGCCTTGCGGCCAAGCCACTCCTCCGCGGCCTGGGCAAAGGTCATGGCCGAAGGCTGGGGAAGAAGCCCCTTTTGGGCCTTGAGCTCAAGTTCCCTACCCTTCTTCAGGGCCTCTTCCGCGGTACGGCCAAACACACTCACCCGCCGCAACCTCACCCCGCCTTCGTCCTTCACATAGAAGCGGTACTCCCACCGCCCATCTTTCCGCTTCCGAGGCTTCCCGCCGCGCTTAGGCATCCTCCCCCTCCCGCAAGTAGCCCAGGGCCTCGAGGCCTGCTTCCACCACCCGCCCCCGCTCCTTGGCGGAAAGGGCCTTGAAGAGGCGCAAGGCGGCCTCTTCCCCGCGAACATAAACCCTCAAGCCTGCTTCCCCCGGCCCCAAGGGCTCCTGGCCCAGCCGGGCGGCCAGCACTTCCTTGGGCGGGCGGTTCCGTATCAAATGCTCCCCTCTTGGCATGGCCTCATGCTAATCCTTCCGGGTTTATGTGGGTAGCCCCCACATAGGTTGTTCGCGAAAGTATTCTTTCGCGAAGGATAGGGAATCCCCCCTTCCGGGCGCAGGCGCTTGGCAGCGGCAATAGGCTATACTTGAGCAAACCACCCCCGCTCCCGGGGGTAGAAGGGCGCTAGAGCCCAGGGGGAGGCCGGCAGCGGCGGCTTGAGGAATCCTGTTCCTCGCCCGCCGCTTGCCGGGCGAGGGGAAAGGAGGAGGGAGAGGGTGGTTCCGGCCATCCTTCTTAGGACCGCGCTCGGCGCGGTCCTCCAGATTGTGGGGCTGCCAGTGTGGGTGGCCACGCTGGCAGCTATGGGACTCGGAACCGCCGTGCTCGCAAGCCGGGCGCGGCGGTAAGGCGAGAAGCCACCACCACCACCACCCGGCAGCCTACCGGCTGCCGGGCTCCGCTTTGCCGCACAGCTCAACGGCCCGCCGCACCGCCACCGCCCCGGCCCGGAGCTCCTCCTCCGTGGGCGGGCGCAGGAAGAGGAGCTGGATCCGGAGGAGGAGGCGGTGAAGGGGAGAATGGGGGCGGGAGCGTGCCCAACCGCGAAGCTGGTCTCCCAAGGCAAGGGCCAGAGGAAGAACGCCTACCGGGGGCAGGACCAGGAAAAGGGGGATAGCCACCAGGGCGGCAGCGGCGAAGAGCACGGAGCCGCAGGCCCAGCTCCAGTCGGTAACCTCCTCGGCCAGGTAGCGGTAATCGTCCTCCCAGCGCTCCCCGTCGCACCAGCGGGCCACGGCCTCGAGGACCCGGTGCTCGAGGGCGTGGTGGCGGAGAACCTGAGGAAAGGGTTGCAGAACGGCGGTCCAGAAGGCGAGGACAAGGAGCGGCATTAGAGCGTACTCGGGGCGGGACGGCCCCGCCCACCAGAGGGTGCTGAGGGCGAAGAGGGCAGTCAGGAGCAGGAGGAGGTTGGGGTTCTCGGAAAAAGCGGAGGTGGAGCGCACGGTGGCCGCTGCCTGCCAGCCCTCCTTCCCCTTGCGCAAGACAATGCGGACGGCTTTTCCTTCGCTCAGGATCACCTCGCCGAAGAAGCCCCAGAGGCGCGCGCCGCCCGTGAGGGCCACCGCCCGCTTGGGGCTCCTCTTCTCCAAACCCTGGGCCTGCATGGAAGCATCATAGCCCTGCAGTCGGTCTCCCCGGCCCAAGTGTCGGTGAAGTCCTACGACACCTCAACGGTGTCCGCCGCCTACTCCGGCCCCCTGCCGGGCACCCTGTGCGAGGACGGAAGCTGCCGCCAGGTCGCCCCCGGGGCCTACACTGCCCCCGCTTCCCAGCTCCTCCGCACCTACACTCAGACCCGCACGGAAAGTTGCCCCTCCGGCTACACCGGGAGCGTCACCGTCACCGAAACCTGGCAGGACTGGAAGGTCTGGAGCCCGGACGTGGTGGGGGTGTCCTCGAGGGGGACGGCGGGGTTCACCTCGAGGGTGGAGAGCCGGCTGGTGAACACGAGCACACAGAATAACTGTGAGTTGATAAGAGAGCCACCAGAGCCGCCCACACAAACCACCCAGACGACAGACCCCAGCAACCAGACGACAGACCCCAGCAACCAGAGCACGAACCCCAGCAACCAGAGCACAGACCCTTCGCAATCCACGCTAGATCAACCCACTACCACGCTAGATCAACTTACCACGTTAGATCAACTTACCACCCAAACAAACACGGATGCCTCCCAAAGCAACGGGAACCAGGACGACGGAGGTGGGGAGGGAGGGCTGGACCTCCAGGTCACCAGTAGCGGAACGGGCAAGTGGATCTGGCTCCCTCAGCCAATGCCGGAGAAGGGCTTGTCCACCGCCTCTGGCAGGAAGCGCTGGTCGGAGAGGAGGAAGGAGGAGATCGCAGAGAGCCTCCTTACCCGGCGCTTCCTCTGGTGAGCCCGCCCTCATCTTCAGGCGGGTACCATGTTCTTGGAGGTGAGGAAGCAGATGGTTCAAGTGGCGCGCATCCGTTGGCTGGTCCAGATGGGCGTTGCCCTGAGCATCCTTGGGGCGCAGGCAGCCTCGGCCATCACCTGGCAGGAGGGCTGGAACCTGGTGGTGCGAGTGGAGCGGGGGGACCAGGAGGCGGCCAAGTACCTGATCGACGCCTACAACCAGGGGGACCCCGACGCGGGCACGGCCATCGGGGTCCTCTACCTGAACGGCGTGGCCTACCCCAGGGACCTGGGAAGGGCCAAGAGCTACTTTGACTGGGCCCGTTCGCGGGGAAGCGGCTGGGCCAGCGCCATGCTGGTGGTGCTCCACGGGAACGGGTATGGCGTTCCGGCGGACGATAAGCTAGCCTTGACCTTCGCGGACGAGGCTGCGCAGAGGGGGTACCCCGGGGGCAGAACCCTCCAAGCCCGGGGAACGTTGCTCGGCTTGAGGGGGCGTCCTTCACAGGAGCAGCTGGCGGCGAGCGCAGCCGCCATCCAGGCGGGTGCGGCCCAGGGGGAGCCCATCAGCCTCTCCGCCCTGGCCCGGCTCTACTTCACCGGCTTCCCCCCCGGCAACATCCCCAAGGACTGGGCCAAGGCCCGGGCGCTTTGGGAAGAGGCCATGGGCAAGGGCTACCTGCTCGCGGGGAACTTCCTCATTGCCATGTACTACTACGGCTACGGCGGGCCTGCCGACCAGGCCAAAGCCATCGCCTTAGCAAAGCGGCTGGCGGGGCTGGACCTCTTCGGGGAAGCCTTTCTCGCCACCGCCTACTACTTCGGGGTGGCCGGGGAGCCTCAGGACCCGAAGAAGGCATGCCCCTTGGCCCAGAAGACCCGTGAGTACGTTCAGGGTATGGCCATCTACGCCCTCTGCCTCCTCGAGGGGCACCTGCCGGGCGGCCGGGCCCAGGGCTACGCCTGGCTCCTGAAGGCCGCCGCTGGTGGGAACGACCTGGCCAAGTCCCTGGCCCCGGAGTGGGAGAAGCGGCTGACCAAGGAAGAGGTCGATGAGGCCAAGCGCCTCCTCCCTAACCTCAAGTAGGCGCTCCCCCCTCGAGGGCCTCCGCCCCTACCTGCTCCATCCCCTGGCCCTGGCCCCGGGGGGGCTCTTCCTCTTCCGGGCGGGGTTGGGCCTGGTCCTCCTGCAGGACCTCCTGCGGATGCTCCCCTGGTGGGGGGCCTTCTTCTCCGACGGGGGCCTCCTCTCCCGGGACCAGGTGATGGGCCTCTCCCCTCCCCGGGTGCCCCTCTTCTTCGGGGGGGAGGCGTGGAACGCCGCCCTCTACGGCCTCCTCATCCTCCTGGCCCTGGCCTACACCGTGGGCTTCCGGGCCCGCTGGACGGGCCTCCTGGCGGGGGTGCTGGCCCTGGGGCTCATGGACCGCAACCCCTGGCTCTGGAACACGGGGCACCAGCTGGTGCCCGCCTTCCTGCTCCTCTCCACCCTCCTGCCTCTGGAGGCGGGCTACGGGTGGGACCGGGCCCTCCTGCGGCGGGCTCCGCCCCCCGCCCTGGTGAGCCTGGGGGCCCTGCCCTTCCTGCTCGTCCTCTTCGCCGCCTACCTGGTGAACGCCGCCGCCAAGGACCTGGGGAGCTACTTCCTCCGGGGGGATGCGGTGGCGGGGGCCCTGGTGAGCTCCCACGGCTCGGTGCTGGGGGTGCTGCTGATGGAGCGGCTCCCCGGGCTCCTGCCCTGGCTTTCCCGCTACACCTTCCTGGTGGAGGCGGGGGCACCCTTCCTCCTCTTCCTGCCCTTCTGGCCCCTGAGGCTCTTGGGAGTCCTCCTCCTCATGAGCCTGCACGTGGGCTTTGCCCTCTTCCTGGACGTGGGCCACTTCCCCTTCGTCATGCTCTCCGCCCTCTCCCTCCTCCTCCCGCCCCAGGTCTTCGCCCGGCTCCCCGCCCCCAGGCTCCCCCAGGCGGTGGTGCACTACGACGGGGCCTGCGGCTTCTGCAAGCGGGTGTCGGAGGTGCTTCGGGGGCTTCTCCTGGCGCGGGCGGAGATCGTCCCCGCGGAAGGGGAGGCCCTGGCCCTGATGGAGGCCCGGCGGAGCTGGGTGGTGGAGGTGGAGGGGCGTCGGTACACGGAGGGGCGGGGCTTCCTGGGCCTCCTCCTGGCCTCCCCCTTCCGCCCTCTGGCCCTCCTCTGGCGGCTCCCCGGCTTCCCCTGGCTGGCGGACCGGGCCTACCGCCTGGTGGCCGACCGCAGGCCCTCCCCGG is part of the Thermus caldilimi genome and harbors:
- a CDS encoding tyrosine-type recombinase/integrase — its product is MPKRGGKPRKRKDGRWEYRFYVKDEGGVRLRRVSVFGRTAEEALKKGRELELKAQKGLLPQPSAMTFAQAAEEWLGRKALTRGATTLRAYRREIAYALPYIGPLRLQAVKPLDIRRMLDALAKKGLSPRTLKKVLERVRAVFKEALAHEVIARDPTAAIRIEAPTRTKAGRALEPEEAEALLRAFDAWPTPGVGLALRLCLALGLRAGEALALKWGDIDLEAGTFTIRRAWTALGGKGTLTEPKTSSARRTLPVPKGTLERLRARWEALLEEGFRPEEAKELWVVPGKDPSRPLNPHSLNHALRKIAARLGIPRLRVHDLRHSYGSFLLANGAPLELVSERMGHANPSITLNVYRHLLGHERQAWVVDPEDLLSRPRPKA
- a CDS encoding tetratricopeptide repeat protein; this encodes MVQVARIRWLVQMGVALSILGAQAASAITWQEGWNLVVRVERGDQEAAKYLIDAYNQGDPDAGTAIGVLYLNGVAYPRDLGRAKSYFDWARSRGSGWASAMLVVLHGNGYGVPADDKLALTFADEAAQRGYPGGRTLQARGTLLGLRGRPSQEQLAASAAAIQAGAAQGEPISLSALARLYFTGFPPGNIPKDWAKARALWEEAMGKGYLLAGNFLIAMYYYGYGGPADQAKAIALAKRLAGLDLFGEAFLATAYYFGVAGEPQDPKKACPLAQKTREYVQGMAIYALCLLEGHLPGGRAQGYAWLLKAAAGGNDLAKSLAPEWEKRLTKEEVDEAKRLLPNLK
- a CDS encoding DCC1-like thiol-disulfide oxidoreductase family protein codes for the protein MRPSASSLTSSRRSPLEGLRPYLLHPLALAPGGLFLFRAGLGLVLLQDLLRMLPWWGAFFSDGGLLSRDQVMGLSPPRVPLFFGGEAWNAALYGLLILLALAYTVGFRARWTGLLAGVLALGLMDRNPWLWNTGHQLVPAFLLLSTLLPLEAGYGWDRALLRRAPPPALVSLGALPFLLVLFAAYLVNAAAKDLGSYFLRGDAVAGALVSSHGSVLGVLLMERLPGLLPWLSRYTFLVEAGAPFLLFLPFWPLRLLGVLLLMSLHVGFALFLDVGHFPFVMLSALSLLLPPQVFARLPAPRLPQAVVHYDGACGFCKRVSEVLRGLLLARAEIVPAEGEALALMEARRSWVVEVEGRRYTEGRGFLGLLLASPFRPLALLWRLPGFPWLADRAYRLVADRRPSPGWTLAHLPHRELRPNPLPAVLLALAFSGVYGYLSWKGLVEAYRGVRPEVSTTLGSLGLDLRWGHFAPTPPGRKDWVQAQGVTVVGQVVDPWRWMLLGEAAYREEVPRFPVLLSGGEHWRKFWWGTWRGKPADEARMEALALYLCQAWNRRHGGAERLHTVTVYWGTAAPQAERPRLKPMRSEVCP